GATCCGTACGCCGCTGATCTTGACCTGGTCGTCGAGGCGGCCGAGGAACTCCAGCGCACCGTCGTCCGGCATCCGCACCCGGTCCCCGGTGCGGTACAGGCGCTCCACACCCGGCAGCTCGACGCCCTCGGGCACGGCCAGGAAGCGGCGTGCGGTCAGGCCGGGATCGAGGTAGCCGAGCGCCAGACCGCTTCCGCCGATGAGGAGTTCGCCCTCCGCTCCCCGTGCGACGGGCCGGCCGTCCGCGTCGGCGACGACCACGGTCACGCCCGGGAGGGGGCGGCCGATCGGCGGCGCGGACTCCGTGCCCGCCGCCCCGTCCGTGCCGTGCATGGCGTACACGGTGGAGACCACGGTGGCCTCGGCCGGACCGTAGGCGTTGTGGACGGTGCAGGTCACGTCCTTGCCGGGCCGGCGCCGCATCCGGTCACCGCCCACGAACAGGTGACGCATCGTCAGGTCCTGTGGCCAGGGCTGTTCCAGCAGCGGCTCCACCATCGGGGTGGCCGAGACCACCGCTGTCACCGCGGACTCCCGCCACCAGTCGGCCAGCACCGCCGGGTCCCAGCGGACCTCGTCCGGAGCGGGCACCAGAGCCGCCCCGGACGTCAGCCCGGCCCACAGCTCCATCAGATGCGGGTCGAACGCGACACCGATCAGCAGGGACTGCCGGTCGCCGGGGGCAAGCCCGCTCGTCGCGCGGTACCAGTCCAGCACGCCGCCGAGCGCGGGCTCGCCGACGGCCACCGCCTTGGGGCGGCCGGTGGAGCCCGAGGTCAGCACGGCGTAGAACGCCCCGGGAGGTGCGGAACGGGCCGTGGCGCCGGGGTCGGCGAACGCCGCCACCACCGTGGCGGTGGCGTTGGCGCCCTCGCCCGGCAGCGCCAGCGGCAGGTGCTCGGCGCTCCGGTGCCGGGGCGGCAGCACCTCGGGATCGCCGATCAGACAGACGACGTTCAGGTCCTCGGTGACGGCCTCGGTGCGGCGTTCACCGGGGCGCGGACCCAGCGGCAGATAGACCGCGCCGATCCTGGCGAGCGCGACGGCGGTCGCCACGAGGGCGGCCGAACGGTCGAGGCAGACGCCGACCAGGTCTCCCGGGCGTACCCGGTCCCGCAGTGCCCGTGCGGCCTCGTCGGCGGCGGCGTCGATGTCCCGGTACGTCCAGCGGTGCGCACCGTCGATCACCGCGGGGGCCTCGGGGGAGCGCCGGGTCCACTCCTCGAAGCGGGAGAGCACCCCGCTGGTCCCCTCCGTGGCCGGGGCCGCGCCGCGGGCGATGCTGAGCGAGCCCTGCGGTGCGGGCAGTCGGGCGCCGGAGGCGGTCGTCGGGGCCGGCGTCCGGGCGGTCATCGGCTGGGTCATCGGGACTCCGTCACGGTGGTCGAAGCGGCGGGAGCGGGCACGGCTGGGGTGCCGACGGCGGCGAGCGCGGTGGCCTGGTCGGCCAGCACCGGGTTCTGGAACAGCAGCCGCAGCGGCGGGCGCTGCCCCAGCCGCGGTTCGAGCCAGGCCGCCAGTTGCGCGGCGAGCAGCGAGTGGCCGCCGGCCCGGAAGAAGTCCGAGGAGGTGTCGAAGCGGCCGTGGCCCAGGGCCTCCCGCCAGCCCTCGGCCAGCAGTTCCGTCATCGGATCGGAGGGCAGCGTCGGGTCGGACGGCGGCTGCGCCGGTGCGTCGGTGTTCTCCTCGACGGGGGCGGCCGGCTCCAGTGCGGCGGCCCGGCGGGTCAGCGCGGTGCGGTCCGGTTTGCCGCCGGCCAGCCGTGGCATGGCGTCGAGCCGCGCCCAGCGCCCCGGTACCAGGGCGCTCGGCAGCCGGCGGCTCAGCTCGGTGTGCAGCGCCTGCTCGTCCCACGGCGCACCGTCGTCCGTGCCCTCCAGGAAGCCGACCAGCCGGGGCCCGCCCGGGGCCGCACGGTCCAGGACGACGGCGCAGGACCGGCCGCCGAGCGCGGCCGAGGCGGCGGCCTCCACCTCCTCCAGTTCGATGCGGTAGCCGCGCAGTTTGATCTGGTGGTCGCGCCGGCCCAGGAAGTACAGCAGCCCGTCGCGGCCGCGGTAGCCGAGGTCACCGGTGAGGTAGACCCGCTCGCCGCCCAGGGCCTCGACGTCGATGAACCGGGCGGCGGTGGTCTCCGGGTTGCCGACGTAGCCCTCGGCCAAGCCGGCCCCGGCGATGGCCAGTTCGCCGACCGCGCCGTCCGGCAGCGGCCGGTGGTGGGCGTCCAGGACATGGATCCGTTCGCCGGGCAGCTCGGTGCCGAGCGGGATCTCCGCACCGTCGGTGAGGCCGTCCCGGGTGAGCTCGTGGACGGTCGAGCTGATGGCGGCCTCCGTGACGCCGTAGACGTTGAGCACGGTGCTGTCGGTGTCGGCCAGATAGGCACGCATCACGTCCGCCGGGAGGCGTTCACCACCGAGCACCAGCAGCCGCGGCGCCCAGTGCCCGTCGCGCAGCACGGGGCGCATCTCCGCGCGGGTGGCGAGGAAGTAACTGGTCGGCAGGTTGGCCACGGTCACCCGGGCGGCGACCAGCAGCGCGGCCAGCTCGGTGCCGGTCAGCACCTCGCGCTCGGGGGCGACCAGACACGCCCCGGCGTACAGCGACGGCAGCACCTCTTCGAGGGCCACGTCGAAGGTCGGCTGCGCGAACAGCAGCACCCGGTCACCCGGGCCCAGGCCGAACCGGTCGGCGGCGCCCGTCAGATGGTTCTCCAGTGCCGCACGGCCGACGGCGACGGGCTTGGGGATGCCCGTCGAGCCGGAGGTGTGAATGATGTAGGCGGCACCGGGGACGGTCCCGGCCGCCCGCGCCGGCGGCAGGACCGCGGCGTCGACGGTGGCCGCCGGCAGCCCGCCGGGAAGGCTGACGGGGGCGTCCGCCGAGGTCAGCACCAGCGCCGGGCCCAGCCGGCCCAGCAGCATTTCCAGGCGGGCCGCCGGGTCGTTCGGCGAGAGCGGGCAGTACACCGCACGGGTCCGCAGACAGGCCAGCAGCGTCACGACCGAATCGGCGCCGCGCGGCAGCACGGCGGCCACCGGCTGCCCGGCGCTCACCCCCGCTGCCCGCATCCGCTGCGCCAGCGAGCTGACCTGCTCCTCGAGGTCGCCGTAGGTGATCCGGCGGGCGCCGACGAGCAGCGCGGGCAGGGACGGGTCGTGCGCGGTGGCCGGGTCGAGCGGATCGTGTGCCGGGGCCGGCGGCGCGACGGCCGGGAGGGCCTGCGGCGGGGCAGGCGGCGCCAGGTCCGCCAGGGCGGCGCCGGGAGTGTCGAGGTAGGCCCGCAGCAGGTCCAGGAACCGCCCGGCGAGCAGCTTCGCCACGTCCTCGCCGAACATATCGGCGTCGTAGTCCCAGACCAGGGTCATCCCCGCCGCGCCGTGCCGGACGCTGACCCCGCGCCGGTCGTCCGGCAGCAGCACCACGTCCAGGTCGAAGCGGGTGGTGCCGGTGTTGAAGCCCTCGAACAGGGTGATGTCCAGCCCGGGGACGTCGATCTCGGGCAGCTCGGCGTCGTGGGCGCTGAACATGACGCTGAACAGCGGATTGTCGGCGCCCGAGGTGTGCAGGCCGAGCGTGCGGGTCAGCTCCTGGATCGGCACCTCCTGGTGCGGCAGCGCACGGATGAGGGTGTCGGTCACCTCGTCCATGGACTCCTCGGCCGGGGCGGCCGGGTCCAGCCGGAGCGCGAGCGGAATGGTATTGACGAACATGCCCACCGCGCCCTCGAAACCGCGCGGGCGGTTGCCGACCGCGGTGCCGATCACCATCTGCGAGCGGCCGCTGTGCCGGCGCAGCAGTTCGGCGAAGAGCCCCAGCAGCGTGGCGAACGGCGTCAGCCCGCGCTCCCGGGCATGGGCGCGCAGTGCCTCCGCCAGATCCGCGCCGATCGACTGCCGCAGCTGGCCGCCGTGGTGCCGGCGCCGGGAGCCGGGCCGGGTCAGGCCGGGCAGCGGCATGTCGTAGGACATCTCGCGCAGTTCACCGGCCCAGAACTCCAGGCCGTCCCGCCGCTCGCCGCTCTTCTCGTCCCGGGTGCTCGCCCGGACGTGGTCGGCGTACGAGGGCGCGGGCGGCAGTTCCACCGGCTCGCCCAGAACGTGGCCCCGGTAGACGCTGAACACGTCGCGCAGCAGGATCGCGAACGAGTGGCCGTCGTGGATCAGATGGTGCTCGACATGGATGAGCCGGTGACGTTCCTCCGCGAGCCGGACCAGTGTCCAGCGCAGCAGCGGTGCCTCGAAGGTGTCGAGCGGGGTCTCCGCCTCGGTGCGCAGCAGCTCCTGGAACGCGGCCTCCGGGTCCGCCTCCCCGCTCAGGTCCACCGTGTGCAGCCGTGGCGCACAGGCCTCGGCTACCCGCTGCCCCGGCATCGCCCCGTCGACGGCGACGAGTTCCAGCCGCAGCCCGGGGTGCCGGTCGAGCGTGGCGGCGAGGCCGCGGCGCAGCGCCTCGGTGTCGAGGGTGCCCCACAGGTCGAGTGCGGCGGTGAAGTTGTAGGCGCGGCTGCCCGGTTGCACCTGTTCGTGCAGCCAGACGATCTCCTGCGAGGAGGAGAGCGGAAGCATGGGCGATCCCTGAGGTTGTCGGGGCGGGTGTCTCCGGCCGGGGCGTGGTCGGGCCCGGCCTGGGGCGCAGCCCGGCCGCGGATCGCGCGGCCGGTCTGGCGGTGTCGGTGTCGGTGAGCAAAGGCGGGGCGGGGCCCCGGGAAGGGTCAGCCGGCCGTCGGAACCGGGGTTCGCAGTGCGCCGGCGAGCGCGCTGAAGGCGCTCTCGGCGGTGTCGTCGGTGAGGACCGTGCGGTCCCACACCATGCGCAGCTGCAGTTCGGGGCCCTGGGTGACGGAGACCGCGAAAGGGCCGCGCACGGCCCTGCCGTCGATATGGACCTCACGGCCCGTCACCCCGCCCAGCCGCAGCGGCGGGTGCCGCCGGGCGTCGTCG
This portion of the Streptomyces sp. 2114.4 genome encodes:
- a CDS encoding non-ribosomal peptide synthetase translates to MTQPMTARTPAPTTASGARLPAPQGSLSIARGAAPATEGTSGVLSRFEEWTRRSPEAPAVIDGAHRWTYRDIDAAADEAARALRDRVRPGDLVGVCLDRSAALVATAVALARIGAVYLPLGPRPGERRTEAVTEDLNVVCLIGDPEVLPPRHRSAEHLPLALPGEGANATATVVAAFADPGATARSAPPGAFYAVLTSGSTGRPKAVAVGEPALGGVLDWYRATSGLAPGDRQSLLIGVAFDPHLMELWAGLTSGAALVPAPDEVRWDPAVLADWWRESAVTAVVSATPMVEPLLEQPWPQDLTMRHLFVGGDRMRRRPGKDVTCTVHNAYGPAEATVVSTVYAMHGTDGAAGTESAPPIGRPLPGVTVVVADADGRPVARGAEGELLIGGSGLALGYLDPGLTARRFLAVPEGVELPGVERLYRTGDRVRMPDDGALEFLGRLDDQVKISGVRIEPAEVEAAFERDPAVRSAVVTAPRTADGHTRLVAYVRPAAGAALTADALLPAVRAWLPEQAVPSDVRIVDSFPLDANGKVDRAELARQAAAGAPRPGDAPADGGGPAGTTPGERLVLSAVGDLLARSEISLGESFTGAGGTSLLAARLLTVIEKESGVRLRAPELLRQPDLRAVAQLVDTRLAARQPAGA
- a CDS encoding non-ribosomal peptide synthetase — encoded protein: MLPLSSSQEIVWLHEQVQPGSRAYNFTAALDLWGTLDTEALRRGLAATLDRHPGLRLELVAVDGAMPGQRVAEACAPRLHTVDLSGEADPEAAFQELLRTEAETPLDTFEAPLLRWTLVRLAEERHRLIHVEHHLIHDGHSFAILLRDVFSVYRGHVLGEPVELPPAPSYADHVRASTRDEKSGERRDGLEFWAGELREMSYDMPLPGLTRPGSRRRHHGGQLRQSIGADLAEALRAHARERGLTPFATLLGLFAELLRRHSGRSQMVIGTAVGNRPRGFEGAVGMFVNTIPLALRLDPAAPAEESMDEVTDTLIRALPHQEVPIQELTRTLGLHTSGADNPLFSVMFSAHDAELPEIDVPGLDITLFEGFNTGTTRFDLDVVLLPDDRRGVSVRHGAAGMTLVWDYDADMFGEDVAKLLAGRFLDLLRAYLDTPGAALADLAPPAPPQALPAVAPPAPAHDPLDPATAHDPSLPALLVGARRITYGDLEEQVSSLAQRMRAAGVSAGQPVAAVLPRGADSVVTLLACLRTRAVYCPLSPNDPAARLEMLLGRLGPALVLTSADAPVSLPGGLPAATVDAAVLPPARAAGTVPGAAYIIHTSGSTGIPKPVAVGRAALENHLTGAADRFGLGPGDRVLLFAQPTFDVALEEVLPSLYAGACLVAPEREVLTGTELAALLVAARVTVANLPTSYFLATRAEMRPVLRDGHWAPRLLVLGGERLPADVMRAYLADTDSTVLNVYGVTEAAISSTVHELTRDGLTDGAEIPLGTELPGERIHVLDAHHRPLPDGAVGELAIAGAGLAEGYVGNPETTAARFIDVEALGGERVYLTGDLGYRGRDGLLYFLGRRDHQIKLRGYRIELEEVEAAASAALGGRSCAVVLDRAAPGGPRLVGFLEGTDDGAPWDEQALHTELSRRLPSALVPGRWARLDAMPRLAGGKPDRTALTRRAAALEPAAPVEENTDAPAQPPSDPTLPSDPMTELLAEGWREALGHGRFDTSSDFFRAGGHSLLAAQLAAWLEPRLGQRPPLRLLFQNPVLADQATALAAVGTPAVPAPAASTTVTESR